The following coding sequences lie in one Panicum virgatum strain AP13 chromosome 6N, P.virgatum_v5, whole genome shotgun sequence genomic window:
- the LOC120678594 gene encoding uncharacterized protein LOC120678594, with protein sequence MNPDTKLILEELQKQFAEQDDKLERHFGDLEAKWEKKFDDADDTTESRLVTLEKVAAAYEEWQPGIEGTMDDLKLEGPQAEQALGARGPRQRSGAGVTADGPNGHRVDIYNQEDGYGSVTTLLYPPVKGGGFCPCEENGCQTL encoded by the exons ATGAATCCCGACACCAAGCTCATCCTGGAGGAACTCCAGAAGCAGTTCGCCGAGCAGGACGACAAGTTGGAGCGCCACTTTGGCGATCTGGAAGCCAAGTGGGAGAAGAAGTTCGACGACGCTGATGACACCACCGAATCCAGGCTCGTCACATTGGAGAAGGTGGCCGCCGCCTACGAAGAGTGGCAGCCCGGCATCGAGGGCACCATGGACGACCTCAAGCTCGAGGGTCCGCAAGCTGAACAAGCATTGGGAGCGCGCGGTCCGCGACAACGCTCCGG TGCCGGAGTCACGGCCGACGGGCCTAATGGCCATCGCGTCGACATATACAACCAGGAGGATGGGTATGGGTCTGTGACGACTCTTCTCTATCCCCCGGTCAAGG GAGGAGGTTTCTGCCCCTGTGAAGAAAATGGATGTCAGACGCTCTAA